The genomic window CATTTTTACGCTGATGACATTCAATTATACTCAATCTGCACACCTACTCTACCTCCCCAAACAGACAAAATCTCTGCTTgtgttaaagaaataaaaaattggcTTAATTCAAATTTTCTAAAACTCAACATGGACAAAACTGAGATTATTTTCATTGGAACTCCCTCACTTACTAGCCAAATTTCTACAAATCTCACCTGTTAAATTGATGGTTCTCATATCAAAACATccaatactgttaaaaatttaGATGTAATCATTGACTCCACCCTTTCCTTTCAGTCTCATATTACCTCTATTACCAAATCTGCATTCTTTCACCTACGTCGGATTGCCCAACTCCGTCCCTTCATCAGTACCAAAGACGCCGAAACTGTCATCCATGCATTTGTCTCATCACGCCTCGATTTCTGTAATGCCCTCTTCATTGGTCTACCTGCCAGCTCCATTTCCAAATTACAATACATTCAAAACTCTGCTGCTAGAATACTCACCCATACCAAGCGTTCTGCTCATCACCCCAATTTTGATTGATctccactggcttccagttgcctACCGTATTAAATTCACAATTCTCCTGCTCACTTTTAAATCTTTGCATGGTTTGGCTCCCCCTTATCTCTGTAATATGCTCGTCCCCTACACTCCAACTCGCTCACTATGTTCCTCTGACTCTAGCCTTCTCGTTGTCCCTCGGCATCGCCTCTCTTCAATGGGGGGCAGATCATTCAGTGTTATTAAATTCTCTCCCACGCTCACTCTGTTGTGTCAGTAATATCTCTGAATTTAAATCATTACTCAAAACTCACCTGTTTTCTGAATGCTATACCCCTGAtttgattaattgattactctgcattattactattatttctCTGAATGTTATGTCTCTTAAGTCctgttttgtaattttgtactTGACTCTATTTTTCTGTATACTTCCATTATTTTTTCTCATCATTGTCTACTTGTATTATCTCTTCCCTGTTAATTGTTCACTGTAAAGCGTCCTTGAGCTctggaaaggcgctatataaataaaacttattattattattattattccttcGTCAACAAAGTGAGAGATAGTCTTTTTGATCTGTCCCTTCAGTAAATGGTCTCCAAATGGTGGCAATTGGAGAACAGGATCTTTCAGCAATATTGTGATTCATGTAGGTCTTGGTGAGGGAATGAGTTGATTCTCTTTGATCTTTTGAATGTGGagtgttttggtcatttaatgTGCTTCGTTTAGTAATAATCctacaaataatattaaaagataTCATGTGGACTGCATCAGACTCCAGCATAGGGCAGCATTTTCTAACTATAATACCcaaattattttgtgttttcgTACTGTCAAGTtgtgtaaaatgttaaaacaaaacattaacataatttaataaagaaaagagagaatagGAATTACAGAACTTCACACACCAAGATGACAATGACCCCACAGCTACTGGTATTATGTTGGACTGGATGTGTCAGAACACCTGCTTTCCATTTTATGCCCACCCAGTCTGTTTTTCCATGGCATGTTTTCCTCATCTAAGTACTCACTGTGATGCATAACAGTAACATGTATTAAATAGTGAAAGATTACAGAAAGCTTTTCTTTCCAAGAATAATATATTCTAAACATATAACTCTTATTATTAGCATGGAAAGACTAAATACAAGTAATTCTCGTAAACTCTTAATTTCATTTCTATGTccataacaaaacaaatgatttgCATCTCCTTTCCCAATACATTCTGCTATGACATACAAGGTATGGaatgtaaataaatgaactACTTTAATGTAATATAGTCTTTACAATATTGTAATATCTTGATAAATTTTGATTGTTAATTAATTTTACCATCAAGCATACTGGTGGTAAATATTTGTGATACAGGAAAATTATATGATATACTGAATTTCTTTACCTGTTGGCCTGGCTATTGGGTTAAAATTTGGTGTAACCCTTTTAGTGAATGTGAATCAATGAATATTCTATCTCTCTTCAGTGCTGCAAAACTACATGCAAATAGTGATAGAATGTGGCTAGTAGATTTAATGAGTCATGAAATTAAAACCTGAATTTTTGTCCAGCATAATTGGAATCAGCTTCTTCTGTGTAGCTTTTAGAAGGATCTACCAGGTACACTGTGTGGTTGCCAGCATTGATGTACTGAAAAAGATAAGGGGAAAAATGCCACTAATATTCAGTACATCTTTTAATAATGCACCAGACACTGCAAATAATGAAAGGTATTCTGATATTCACCAGAAGCTTCCAGTGGACCTTGCTGATGTTCACAAATGAAAGAATCGCCTGGTAATTGTCAAAGTTGACCTAATAAAGaagttaaaaaataactaaCTTTGCATTGTTAACcatcatttatacatttacCTTTATAAAGCAATATAGAAAGCTGGCCAATTCGCTGTAAATTGTTATGTAGTACTGCGactgtgttttattcattttcatttgtaaGGCATACAATAATTCTCCCAGCATTGCACATCCACACTCTAGTCCATGCAACCACTGATTACCTTTGGCAAACTGTGCCGGACAAGCTGCGAGCTTTCCCCTCACAGAATCACCCATGCTCTGTAGTGATTGAGAATGTATATGGAGTTCCCCATCTCCAACTGGTTGACATCAAGATGAAACAGGCATTCAATTATCTAAATGAGAAATGTGGGGGAAATGTTATTATTTCTTTTAAGCATTATAAATTTACTATACAATGTTAAGAAGACATCAAACAAATTATTGTTCCAATGAATTATTAATCACAAGATTAACTTGGGTCagagataataaataaataattttcatcTGTATATGGTCCTTTTCTACTTTCTCAGGTTACATAGTCAATCTGCCGAAACCATTATTGAcctaaatgtgatttttttttttttttttttttttttcctccaattgGCTAAGGTCAGTATTAATTCCTACATAGTTACTGGGTAAATAGAAATGCATTGACTGACCATGTAAAGAGTAAAAAATATACAATTGGTAAAATCTCAGATACGTTAATGCGGTGATAATTCAGaatttgtttgttatttgttaTCATTCATTGATAGTTCTTAATGAGCCTAATctcattttgtaattatttattactaGTTAAGGAACTATCTTTGTCCAAAATTGACCTTCTTACAGATTAGTTCATCTTTTTTCCATATTACCAAATGGTGGTAGCTGCAGTGTAAAAATAGAAGTACAGATTTATAATTGTAAAAATTATAAACTACAGCTTGTATAACTACATTTTTAAGAGAATGAAATGCACACTATACCTCGCCATATAACCACCAGTGTGGTTGAAGTGAACGGAGCTCTTTGTGATGAACAGTAATCATTTGTTCTATGTGTTGTGTGGGGATCACAGACACCACAACCTCTGTGgcttttcttttccaccaggAGGTGAGCTGCATGCCATACATTTTAACCAAATATGACACATTGTTAAACATCAAGTTGAAtgtgtttcagtttgtttttgttttaacaaaTATATCCTTTCTTTTGAATGTTCATACAAATAATAACCTTTAAAAGTTAGTATTTATAACTCTTGATACTAGAAAGCCTTCTTACTTGATGCTGTGGGGTTACTTGTGTCTTGGAAGGTTCCTGAACTGCAGCTTTTCCATCCTTAGAAGGTTCCTGAACTGCAGCTTTTTCATTCTTGGAAGGTTCCTGAACTGCAGCTTTTCCATCCTTAGAAGGTTCCTGAACTGCAGCTTTTCCATCCTTAGAAGGTTCCTGAACTGCAGCTTTTTCATTCTAGGAAGGTTCCTGAACTGCAGCTTTTCCATCCTTAGAAGGTTCCTGAACTGCAGCTTTTTCATTCTTGGAAGGTTCCTGAACTGCAGCTTTTTCATTCTTGGAAGGTTCCTTAACTACAGCCTTTCCAGGCTGAACTACAGCTTTTCCATGCAGcctttccttttcttctttgcCTCCCTGCAGGGATAAACTAGGCTGTGGTGAAGCCTTTTGTTTCCCAATGGGACTCTTAGGCACTGAGGAATCAACCTATCAACAGTGTTTAAAAACAGATTACATTATTATGTATCCTCATGTAACAGTGCTTCCGTATGTCTTTTGATTTCcagttttaaataaattgttaattttatatatatatatatatatatatatatatatatatgtgaccagtcactgaaagtagggacacaagtcggttctggggcattttgagttattcgcagattctgaaagtgtagtttccaagctttccaacgatgtgtaacacatgtaaatctgataatatttggagaagttgtagccatttgaaggtaggcacttaagaaagctctatagggagaaaaacgcctctaaagttgcagttctcgcctgttctcacctgctgggagtgacaatagggctcatttacatctcatttagataagccataccccctgtaaagctcccCCCTGTTAATGTGGGGACACATTTCAAGTGAGAGCAAGGTTACATCGTGTTACCTTGTAAAATACATTGTTACAGTTTTCATGTGTCAAACACAACTGtgcaaaaagcttttttttttgcatttatttttggccATATGACAGAGGTCTGATTCTATTTGTCATATTTCTGTTCTGCATAAAACTAAAGAATATTCGGTACATCCTATACTGTATTCTAAAATGATCTGATATTAACTTTTGCATGGATTTTATTGAAAAGAGCTTAGGCTCATGTAACCAGTCATTTCACAGTGTGTCTGTGAAACGCTGAGGTACCGTAGTAGTTTTGTGCGCGCGTGAACATCATGGCAACGTACAACACAAAGTAACTCACGTTGTAAACACTTAACGTAATGCGTAAATGCAAGTAACTAACGTAAATCAAGCATAGTCCACGAAGTGTTGGTGAAATAACACATTATTGGACCGGAGAGAATAATATGGAATTTCTTCCAGAAAACTTCTTGCACAAAAtaaattcaagcactttcaagGATCTGTATctatgtatgtttattttcaaaaactttccaGGGCATGAGTATGAATCCAAGTATGTACCAAAAGTACCACTTTTACTTGGTAATAGCAGCATAAGACAAAGGTCTTTGTGACACAGTCCAATGATATTACATTCGCGGTCTCTTCTGTGTTGTGACCCTTGGCGCTGGGCATGTGATGTATCTTGCCTCGTCAGCACAGAATGGCCTGATTTTTTCATACAGTGGTGAGTCAGATGCTGCTGCCAGTCGAAGGTCTGGACTAAAACTTTGCCCTCTGCCGTTCCAACAAGCTGTGGGATATTGAGGTGACTCACAGGAGAGCTGTTTTCCACAACCTGATGACAAAAAAGAGAAGAGAGGAAAAACAAATCTTcagttaaatgtttaattgaagcagaacagaaaacagcactgAAGTCATTAAAGCAAAGTAAAGTTAAAGTACCTCAGCGATGTCTGCCAAAGTGTTGACTCTTGTCTTCATGTAGGCTTGCTTGATGAGTCCAAAGCCACAGTCAGGGGAAAACTTGGTGTGGCCAGCAATAAGGAAGTGGATTTCAATTTTATCGTGAAGCTTGTGTCCAACCCGCCAGGCAAGGTACCAGAGCATGAAGTTGTTCTTGTTCTGCCCACTACAGTTGTCACAATGAAGATCCACCCCTGTTTCTCCAACTCCAAAGTTGCCGAAGAAATGATGCATGTAGCTGATGACTTCATTGCTTCCCTTAGTAGATGACATGCCTTCATCAATCAGGTAATTCACCTGTTTCTGCAGCCCTTCACAGGAAACACCAAATAGGCCACATTTCCGTGGGGTCAGGAAGTACATTGGTCCTGGCTGGAGAGGGTTTGAGGGAAAGTGTAACTGTTGGAgacagagggagagagggaacttggattagattaaataaaatttgtgtATATTCATAACTGTctaataaagataaaaattactatattgatGCTATTCTGCATTTATCATTTATCTGCATTTATCAGGCTTCTTATTCTCATGCACCAAATCGCCCTTTAAGGGACAttaataaagtaaagtaaatgtGTATGAAGTATTACCTGCTGAGCAAAATCAAAACTGTAATGCATCCTAATCTTCTTGCTTGCTGGTAGGGACGGTCCAAAAGACAGGTTAGAGCCAGAGCAAATCTTTTTGCAGGCAGCAGTCATGTCGTTGTACACAGCCCTCTCTTTCTGCACAAGGGAAAGATGATCTTGTTGCTTCTTTACTGCTTCAGACTTTCTGTCATCTGGGAGGTTTGCACTTCGTATCAGCTGCTCATTATTGCTTTGGCACTGCCAGCAGAGATCTGTGCGTGGCCGGCAACTTTTGATGTGTGGGAGAAGTCGGTCCCACAGTGCTTTGAAGCTGGTTTTACAAACTGCACGCTCACCTGAAAAACAGATATGGCTTATGGTTAATTGTATTGTAATTGCTAATAGTGCTTCGCATTATTTCACATTATAAGCACTCAATTCTAAATCAATGTTTACACATACCAAGCTCCTTAGCAGACTTCACGTAGAGACGCCACACTGAGGCCTTGGACACATGAGTTGGCAGCAACTTCACATGCCAATCCTTATGCCCAGGCTGTCGGCCAGGCAGCATGATGGCATTGTCTTCTGCATAGTTTTTTATGAAGTCCACAACTCTGTTGATATCCTCAGGCCTGATGAACCTGGCTGGCGGACGTGGCAGTGAGTGCTTCTTCCTCAAACGTGGTCTTGCGCCATTCTCCTCATAGTGTTTGACTATATCAGCCAGGGTGTCTTTGCCAATGctgaaaaaaggagaaaaaacaaggaaaaaacGTTTAACATCATGCTAACAGGCATCTTGTCACCTATATCAGAATGCATTGTACAAATTATATGTCAAATTATTGAgtcaaaggattaaaaaaaatcctgtacattaaactcttcataaatacttttacttttgacttataacgcacattttacggctacggatacttttacttttacttaagttggaatttaatctgatacatttacCATTACCTTAGAAAATCCTTGTTAAGAATGTAGCACTTCCTCCACCACTAGCTAAAATGATTAGcatcacattcaattcaagaatGCTAACTGGCAGGTTTACGTGGGCTAAGTCATTCACACCAGTCAATTCAAGCAATTGAAgcattattcaaattaatagcagatgctaacattaccatctaaaagCCCATTATAGTAATGGGGCTTTTTGGCAAGTGATACGATGCGAACGATTACAATTAAAACGACAGTCCTGAGCTAGCTAATAACAATAGACACATGAGAAAACGTGTACGTgttcttagaatgaacacaaaacgacaaactttgatgttaatggaaactcaccccataagaaacagaaaagtaTTCTTGCAGATCTCGTTGCCTCCAATGAAATAAGTCGTTCgggcacactttctctttgtcggTGTCTTCTTTGTGAATGTAACCATCTCCGAAGTTTGCACTGTGCGTCTGTttgcctctaaatgtccaataattCTGATATCTTACGGTCCAACTCGTCTGACGCCAGTCCGATACATTCTTCCTCGTCTTCATCTTCGCTCAGTTGCAGATTAGGGATATTATTCAGTCTTATTATGCTgctttcatcgtcgctcagatcgtcttcagaatcagtgagcgcttgttcataatCATCCGGCTTttcgaagaagtacttcaaaacattttcggtgtaacggccaaGGTTCAGCTCGTCTGCGATATTCTTTCCGACGTCCATCTTCactgaattttgatatcagagCCGGTcagagcgctgcataaataagtagccacgcttcccttggagggcgggaagaaacaaaagaaacaaaagccggcgtatccgattccagtatggaaatacacacagacaatgacacgcccctactgcgagaTAGATTcccagaaaaacaagccgatttcaacctcaaaatgtatgcttttaaataaaccaatactgctatctcaaacacggagaggcttcttcgtgatctcaactaacagattctgcaaaaaaacgaaaatcaccaattttgaaaaaaaacgcttctttctcattttgctcgatAGTTGTGCttccgacttgtgtccctggttttcgtgacgggtcacaaatgataatacttgcttattggttcaagtccgtgtgtagcagtttcaatgcgcctggctgggttggtcctttcagagagggtttctccggcggggttttcaaaagaggtttaagcttaagtaacttagccgaagagagagaaagtctaaggaagtggtcctcccgaactgcgcgcgtggttgggaagcgcggtcacctgaggcgtccgtgcacgaggtgctcgtgagtcagtcgggagacaaaggagaagaagaagaggaagcgAAGAGACGagtgaaggtgtgtgtcgttgtctttatggaaacccaagctaacacacctcctgaattgtagcgaccaatagatgcgcagcactatttggcgggcaaagttgctttgtttggtctcctagctgaatttgcatacttgatGATTATccgatcggatttcgagatggagtacgttcttcacaggatcattaaacacatagaaaaatgcatttgtccgttttgtgacatgtctcaatgaatagctcaagtccggagctttaaaacgagatcaaactcgataggtcGGAAAGGCATAgggaagaagttatggtttacagacagaattCCACTATTAccatgcacactagcacaaatacactcctttaaacactaggaaacatgcatacgcttcaaaatacaggatgggtatatgttggcataatttgtattttacatatacagtcaaaaatgtatgtttgtgtgtttctgtatgtgtctgtgtgtgtgtttttgtgtgtccctgtgtgtgtggggtgttggaatgtggatctggtcagtctctggggggtgctccttttgaagtcaccaaagtgaggaagttggacttttctgtttaccatcgcaggcccacaaacctgccgaaagtcacagcCGTCCGGCGCCGATTTActgatttataaacaaagttcaccaggttaaaagcgttctgaaaactccaaagtttattgactctgaacggatccatccagGCGTTACAGCGGATGAGCGAGAGCTGGAACttctctgccctgtcagggcattgaggacctacaCTGAGCGATCACTGCCTTTCCGGCAGtctgatcagctctttgtctgcttTGGAGGCCGCACCAGAGGTATGGCGGTCTCTAAGCAGCGTCTTTCCCGTTTGTTAGTCGACGCGattgctctttgttactcctctatgggccagaactgccccataggagttagagcccactccactagaggaatggcttcctcgtgGGCCTGGTCCTGTGGAGTTTCTATGAaggacatctgtgaggcggccggctggtcctcgccgtccacttttgtcagattttataatTTAGATATCCCAACCTTGACAGCTCCTGTCCTTTCGGTATGATTCAGCGGCCTCTACTGAGCTCTGCTTCATGCCATTCTGGGAGTTTCTCCTTTTATTGCAAGTGTAACATGGGTTCGACGGCTTCGGCCTTCTCTCTTGTCCACTGGCTCCCTTTCAGGTGCCCAAGACAAGTCCAGTTGTTCCCTTCCGTGGCATGGAGCGGTTGAATttgttccccatacgcagtatgagtgaagtatcgaaagggaacgtactcggttactaacgtaacctcggttccctgagatacggaatgAGTACTGCGatacttgccgtgccacgaggctgcggcttcagtgtcgtcgcctcagtcgaatgacctgaaatccAATGGGAGTCGCCTGCTTATATATCCCCTAACCCCACCCATTTCGGCAGGAATATTCGCAcactttgtcgccataggccgcgcagctatgccgcgccatcattggttcaacaacttgtctatgagtgaaccaatgatgaTGCAGTTatactgcgttattgaaaaaggcttcagtagcagggaaaaaggagacctttccccatacgcggtactcgttccgtatctcagggaaccgaggttacgttagtaacagAGTACGTTTTACTGCATCCTGCACTGCTGGTTCTGAATAAGAAGGGGTGCAGGCAGTCTGCAACTACAGCACTTGAGGGACCTGCCATATCTGATGGGGAAATTTGTGCACTGGGACCAGAAGAAAATGTGGCCACAGGCAGCACGCTTGGTCTTTGGCCAATGGCTGAATGCATGGCCTCAAAATAAGGCCATGATGCTGCTGTCACCTCCCCTTCATCTGTTCCAGATCCCATCTTGGGCAGGCACAAATCCTACAgcagtattaatattaatattaacactctgaggtctgagggtatcgccggcgataccaccgcggtttttttcttaccagtgtgaaagagactcaaaatactctgttaatgttgcacatacaattaagagttatacaccattttaatctgtggaatatcttcttttatttgtgtacactcagagtaaaaacaaaatgttgtgctttttgtaaaataaagaaaactaacatgatgcgtgatctctcgtctccctctgaaggaagtccaatctgatagttctcagaaaatgaactgtaacttaatgaatactaatcacaaaaaaattagacttatgtctaaaaaacgttgaaatgtcaggttttaagttgtgtaagtcaaatcgaaagcaaacattctgtgtttatgtaatctgtatgaaaagagagccatgtcagaaatccgtgattcagctcattatccgctaatgcggccacgcccacggagggagcgctattcagacgcaaattcagagtcaatgcatgcattcatcgtctcaatcgtgtatttattgtcttgaaaagtgttttgaatagccatagttagagatctctgtcctctgttagttcggttagttcctggattgcctattcttctttagtgctcaggcatttgtggactaaaggtgtacagagcgccctccggctgcaagtatgaattaaaaacacagtatccagcactcatagtaatgacaataaatcctgaataaatattactcttgtgtatagaaaattgacaaacatatgagaatccataaaatatttctccaaatgtgcatgcttttaagctaaaagcctatatgaaatgccatagaggtaacataattgttcagacactttgcatcacacaaatacattatattttaaagaatataatagaataccattattttaaattgtaataatatttcacagtattgctgttttttctgtatgtttgatttacaccatgatgagatttgaatcatgatcacagagggttttttcacagcctacctgactgaaaggcctcattaatatgcaagtcatttcaggtcattattatgtgattcttttgtcttctcaggtgagaatcacccattatacacgcctccacgcatactgtgttttttgaccaaagatgttttagaaaatttaaatctctctattgttttatatgaacaagcaggcagcataatttttacctcattttgaagcaaaaactctagtctacaacctcaaatacccagaagtcttgtgaacaaagatttaatatatattttttggctttatttcagtgacttaagttttttgttttttcaataaccacgcataaatgttattccttcaaaaacacaaacatgtacatacatgttcctcacatattattgtagcctagtttgtgctgaatacagtgtaatgacactttttccatcaatatgtttataaacaactgaaaaaagcacaaatgtcagggcatgtcaaaacttctccagggtcccaaaaatcctcagacccctgagggttaacaaatatgtttatagaaaataaaaattgtctGTAAATTTTACAGCTTAAACTCATATATTTTGGCCTCAAATCTGTAACAATTACATAGTTGTGTTTGTAGGGGATGTATTGAAAATAccttatattttcttttaaggttttcccctttttttttttttttggcttgcTGGGGATTGAGTTGGCCTTGCAGTCCCATATCCTTAATAATCTCCCTAacagatataaaataaatatgtgtaaacagTGTTCAATACCATACAATTTCAAAAGTGATGAACACAATTCACACTTACTCAAACCCTTGAGCAGATGCGTTcaggtttaaatataaatactaggtttacatatgactcagtaaagccctgacattcggtcctatttatttaattaatcataatgcGATCGTATTATTCAACATGCTATTattatgtttgagatatcaaccactggtcgatgaccataatgtttgtataaactgtaggtaacaactggtaaaatgtacacctaggtcataaaaaccgtaatgatacctacacttaaatattttcttctcagcCATGTCATCAATCTCCTCCCATCTGTTGTCTGATTGGCATTTCGCAAGGATTCCTGGGTAGTTAAAGTGTGCGGAGCCTGCATCTATGCGGGCTTCGCGGAAGACCGCTTCAAGGGTACAAAGGGGGCGCTGCTGAGCACACTTCAGAGcgttaaaatgctgaatgggaTGGCCTACGGACTCTCAGACTCT from Megalobrama amblycephala isolate DHTTF-2021 linkage group LG17, ASM1881202v1, whole genome shotgun sequence includes these protein-coding regions:
- the LOC125251957 gene encoding uncharacterized protein LOC125251957, with product MVTFTKKTPTKRKCARTTYFIGGNEICKNTFLFLMGIGKDTLADIVKHYEENGARPRLRKKHSLPRPPARFIRPEDINRVVDFIKNYAEDNAIMLPGRQPGHKDWHVKLLPTHVSKASVWRLYVKSAKELGERAVCKTSFKALWDRLLPHIKSCRPRTDLCWQCQSNNEQLIRSANLPDDRKSEAVKKQQDHLSLVQKERAVYNDMTAACKKICSGSNLSFGPSLPASKKIRMHYSFDFAQQLHFPSNPLQPGPMYFLTPRKCGLFGVSCEGLQKQVNYLIDEGMSSTKGSNEVISYMHHFFGNFGVGETGVDLHCDNCSGQNKNNFMLWYLAWRVGHKLHDKIEIHFLIAGHTKFSPDCGFGLIKQAYMKTRVNTLADIAEVVENSSPVSHLNIPQLVGTAEGKVLVQTFDWQQHLTHHLPKSPIGKQKASPQPSLSLQGGKEEKERLHGKAVVQPGKAVVKEPSKNEKAAVQEPSKNEKAAVQEPSKDGKAAVQEPS